The Panicum virgatum strain AP13 chromosome 5K, P.virgatum_v5, whole genome shotgun sequence genome has a window encoding:
- the LOC120710625 gene encoding uncharacterized protein LOC120710625, producing MKLVWCPEMASKAYIDGVRALAGLNDLAGSAEVAELVAAMAGGWNAQLVVEAPDVSAQPSNASSLPPATSLALAAAARRTGGRYASVLPDPEGDSASAVYAGIVGPQEDEDAGAESPTVVAGSDAEEAMARLEGVDLLVIDARRQDEAAVLRAARPGEKGMVVVRHGHGRRRGATALAAATSMAAGTRLVRSVYLPIGKGVEVLHVGVGKGPSLHGRGGRRATGRWIRHVNHNTGEEHVFRRQ from the coding sequence ATGAAGCTGGTGTGGTGTCCGGAGATGGCGTCCAAGGCCTACATCGATGGCGTCAGGGCGCTCGCCGGCCTCAATGACCTGGCCGGGTCGGCGGAGGTGGCCGAGCtcgtcgccgccatggccggcggttGGAACGCGCAGCTCGTCGTCGAGGCGCCGGACGTGTCGGCGCAGCCGTCCAACGCGTCTTCCCTGCCGCCCGCCACGAGcctcgcgctcgccgcagcCGCGCGGCGCACGGGCGGGCGCTACGCCAGCGTGCTCCCGGACCCGGAGGGTGACTCCGCGTCCGCGGTCTACGCCGGCATCGTTGGCCCGCAGGAGGATGAGGACGCCGGAGCGGAGTCACCCACGGTTGTCGCGGGCAGCGACGCGGAAGAGGCGATGGCGCGGCTCGAGGGCGTGGACCTGCTGGTGATCGACGCGCGGCGGCAGGATGAAGCCGCCGTGCTGCGGGCGGCCAGACCCGGAGAGAAGGGCATGGTCGTGGTACGCCACGGCCACGGTAGGCGGCGCGGCGCCACGGCGCTGGCCGCCGCGACGTCCATGGCGGCTGGGACCAGGCTCGTGCGCTCCGTCTACCTGCCCATCGGCAAGGGCGTCGAGGTCCTGCACGTCGGCGTCGGAAAGGGGCCTAGTCTGCATGGCCGGGGCGGCCGCAGAGCGACCGGCCGTTGGATCCGGCACGTCAACCACAACACGGGCGAGGAGCATGTCTTCCGGCGGCAGTAG